In Styela clava chromosome 14, kaStyClav1.hap1.2, whole genome shotgun sequence, the following are encoded in one genomic region:
- the LOC120340711 gene encoding malate dehydrogenase, mitochondrial-like — protein sequence MMANTVNRIFKQSLNRTFTKPITRCLSLSATNNKKVAILGASGGIGQPLSLLMKQNPGVSHLALYDIMNTPGVTADLSHIDSQAKVTGHTGDAEIAECLRGADVVIMPAGVPRKPGMTRDDLFNTNASIVASLAKSCAEHCPGAFLGIISNPVNSTVPIASEMYKRQGVYNPNKIFGVTTLDVVRANAFIAEAKGLNVSTVNVPVIGGHAGITIIPLISSCSPSVSFDAAALKAITERIQEAGTEVVKAKDGAGSATLSMAYAGARFASSLLDVLAGKDGVVECAFVRSDVTEASYFSTPLVLGPEGIEKNLGLGNLSDFEKELVKACVPELQKSIKKGEEFAANFN from the coding sequence ATGATGGCCAACACCGTGAATCGCATTTTCAAGCAAAGCCTTAATCGTACTTTCACCAAGCCTATCACAAGATGCTTGTCACTTTCAGCAACAAACAACAAAAAAGTTGCAATTTTGGGTGCATCAGGAGGAATTGGTCAACCTTTATCTTTGCTTATGAAGCAGAACCCTGGAGTTTCCCACCTTGCGTTGTATGATATCATGAATACCCCAGGAGTTACTGCAGATTTGAGTCACATTGATTCACAAGCAAAAGTTACAGGACATACTGGAGATGCTGAAATTGCTGAGTGTCTCAGAGGGGCTGATGTTGTTATCATGCCTGCTGGCGTCCCGAGAAAACCGGGGATGACTAGAGACGATTTGTTCAACACGAACGCAAGTATTGTAGCATCTCTAGCAAAATCTTGCGCTGAACATTGCCCAGGTGCGTTTCTTGGAATTATTTCTAATCCAGTAAACTCCACTGTACCTATTGCATCTGAAATGTACAAACGGCAAGGAGTCTACAATCCCAATAAAATCTTTGGTGTTACTACTTTGGATGTTGTACGAGCTAATGCTTTTATTGCTGAAGCAAAAGGACTTAATGTTTCAACAGTTAATGTACCTGTAATAGGTGGTCATGCCGGTATTACCATTATTCCCTTAATTTCAAGTTGTTCTCCATCTGTATCTTTTGATGCTGCTGCGCTCAAAGCTATAACGGAGCGTATTCAAGAAGCAGGTACAGAAGTGGTGAAAGCTAAAGATGGTGCAGGTTCTGCAACCTTATCCATGGCGTACGCAGGTGCACGTTTTGCATCATCCTTACTCGATGTACTTGCTGGTAAAGATGGAGTTGTAGAATGTGCCTTTGTGAGATCAGATGTTACAGAGGCTTCGTATTTTTCAACTCCTTTAGTTCTCGGACCTGAAGGTATCGAAAAGAACTTGGGTCTCGGAAATCTGTCTGATTTCGAAAAGGAACTTGTCAAAGCATGTGTACCTGAACTTCAAAAATCTATCAAGAAAGGAGAAGAATTTGCAGCCAATTTTAACTAG